CCAGATATTCCATTACGGCTGCTAGGTAAACTGGAGCGCCTGCACCAACACGCTCGGCGTAGTTGCCCTTCCGGAGCAGACGGTGAATACGGCCCACAGGGAATTGAAGACCGGCACGGTTGGAGCGGGACTTTGCCTTTCCCTTCACTTTGCCACCTTTTCCACGTCCAGACATTCTGCTTTGCGTTTATTTCACTTAGTTCACTTTGCACACGGTACGCGAATGCTGGCCGAGCCCCGGCAGGGAAATATCTATACTTATTCGTCTGCCAGCGCTTTTAGTTAGGGGTGGGTGACTTAGACCTGAAATGATTGCCCgtaaaaaagtatacaaatGAACGCGTTCGGAGCCCACATTATGATAAGTGAATTGTGTTTgtgaaaatataagtaaagtgAATAATGCCGCCGAAAACTAGTGGAAAGGCAGCCAAGAAGGCTGGCAAGGCTCAGAAGAACATCACCAAGAccgacaagaaaaagaagcgcaaGAGGAAGGAGAGCTATGCCATCTACATTTACAAGGTTCTCAAGCAGGTCCATCCTGACACCGGAATTTCATCTAAGGCGATGAGCATAATGAACAGCTTTGTAAATGATATTTTCGAGCGCATTGCTGCCGAGGCGTCTCGTCTGGCTCACTACAACAAGCGCTCGACCATCACCAGTCGAGAAATTCAAACGGCTGTTCGCCTGCTTCTGCCGGGAGAGTTGGCCAAGCATGCTGTCAGTGAGGGAACCAAGGCTGTCACCAAGTACACCAGCTCCAAATAATTTGTTCCTGCGAGTGCGGACAATAATCCAAAACGGCCCTTTTCATGGCCACAATGTGTTTCAccaaagaaatgtatttttcaatatatcgTCGATTTCAACTTATCCACCCATACAATGGggttaaaattgttaaaatttgtttggatatgtatattaaaaaaatcggaaaCGAAAACTGAATACGCTCAACAAGCAACGTAATTCAATAACGAGAGACACGAcgcgttttattgttgttgccaataataatccaattttcaaatagtatttaaatgaaagttttttcTCTTGCAACGAAACGTTGTAGCCCTGAAATGGGCTTATTTAGACAAATTTCAGATCTTGAAATCCAAAATTTGATTGCGACCGTGGGTACATGGTACTGTACATTTTCACAATTTACTTCTTGGCAGCCGTTGTCTTTGCTTTCGGCTTCTTGGCAGTAGCAGAAACTGCTGCTTTCTTCGCagtctttttgggttttgcaGACGCCGCTGGCTTTGCCTTTGGggctttggctgctgcagccTTCGACTTCGCTGCGGTCGCTTTCGCCTTTGTTGCGGCGGGCTTCGACTTTACAATTCCAGTTTTCTTGGCATCCTTGGCTTTCGCCTTCTCGGTTTTCTTCTTCTCGGCAGTCTTTTTGGTGGCCACAGCCTTCTTAACCTTGGGCTTTTTGTCAGCAGCCCCAGCGGCCGTTTTTTTGGAGGAGGCACCAGTCTTCTTGGATGCTACCTTCttgctttccacttttttCTCAGCAGACA
This sequence is a window from Drosophila teissieri strain GT53w chromosome 2R, Prin_Dtei_1.1, whole genome shotgun sequence. Protein-coding genes within it:
- the LOC122612129 gene encoding histone H2B; translation: MPPKTSGKAAKKAGKAQKNITKTDKKKKRKRKESYAIYIYKVLKQVHPDTGISSKAMSIMNSFVNDIFERIAAEASRLAHYNKRSTITSREIQTAVRLLLPGELAKHAVSEGTKAVTKYTSSK